The following are from one region of the Oncorhynchus keta strain PuntledgeMale-10-30-2019 unplaced genomic scaffold, Oket_V2 Un_contig_8529_pilon_pilon, whole genome shotgun sequence genome:
- the LOC127906149 gene encoding uncharacterized protein LOC127906149 isoform X20, whose amino-acid sequence MVIASWSKLLPMALRFVGVTPVLSSKLLPMALRFVGLTPVLSSKLLPMALRFVGLTPVLSSKLLPMALRFVGLTPVLSSKLLPMALRFVGLTPVLSSKLLPMALRFVGLTPVLSSKLLPMALRFVGLTPVLSSKLLPMALRFVGLTPVLSSKLLPMALRFVGLTPVLSSKLLPMALRFVGLTPVLSSKLLPMALRFVGLTPVLSSKLLPMALRFVGLTPVLSSKLLPMALRFVGLTPVLSSKLLPMALRFVGLTPVLSRKLLPMALRFVGLTPVFFLRVIFG is encoded by the exons atggtaATAGCTTCGTGGAGTAAGCTGTTGCCTATGGCTCTGAGGTTTGTGGGTGTGACCCCAGTGCTAAGCAGTAAGCTGTTGCCTATGGCTCTGAGGTTTGTGGGTTTGACCCCAGTGCTAAGCAGTAAGCTGTTGCCTATGGCTCTGAGGTTCGTGGGTTTGACCCCGGTGCTAAGCAGTAAGCTGTTGCCTATGGCTCTGAGGTTTGTGGGTTTGACCCCAGTGCTAAGCAGTAAGCTGTTGCCTATGGCTCTGAGGTTCGTTGGTTTGACCCCAGTGCTAAGCAGTAAGCTGTTGCCTATGGCTCTGAGGTTCGTGGGTTTGACCCCGGTGCTAAGCAGTAAGCTGTTGCCTATGGCTCTGAG GTTTGTGGGTTTGACCCCAGTGCTAAGCAGTAAGCTGTTGCCTATGGCTCTGAGGTTCGTGGGTTTGACCCCGGTGCTAAGCAGTAAGCTGTTGCCTATGGCTCTGAGGTTTGTGGGTTTGACCCCAGTGCTAAGCAGTAAGCTGTTGCCTATGGCTCTGAGGTTCGTTGGTTTGACCCCAGTGCTAAGCAGTAAGCTGTTGCCTATGGCTCTGAGGTTCGTGGGTTTGACCCCAGTGCTAAGCAGTAAGCTGTTGCCTATGGCTCTGAGGTTCGTTGGTTTGACCCCAGTGCTAAGCAGTAAGCTGTTGCCTATGGCTCTGAGGTTCGTTGGTTTGACCCCAGTGCTAAGCAGTAAGCTGTTGCCTATGGCTCTGAGGTTCGTTGGTTTGACCCCAGTGCTAAGCAGAAAGCTGTTGCCTATGGCTCTGAGGTTCGTGGGTTTGACCCCAGTGTTCTTTCTTCGGGTGATCTTTGGGTGA